In Microbacterium cremeum, a genomic segment contains:
- the pdxS gene encoding pyridoxal 5'-phosphate synthase lyase subunit PdxS, protein MSTADTGTDRVKRGLAEMLKGGVIMDVVTPEQAKIAEDAGAVAVMALERVPADIRAQGGVSRMSDPDMIDGIIDAVSIPVMAKARIGHFVEAQVLQELGVDYIDESEVLSPADYVNHIDKWNFTVPFVCGATNLGEALRRINEGAAMIRSKGEAGTGDVSEATKHIRKITGEINVLRSMTKDELYVAAKELQAPYELVAEIAATGKLPVVLFVAGGVATPADAAMMMQMGADGVFVGSGIFKSGNPAQRAAAIVKATTFYDDPKVIADVSRGLGEAMVGINVADLPAPHRLAERGW, encoded by the coding sequence GTGAGCACTGCCGACACGGGCACCGACCGCGTCAAGCGCGGCCTCGCCGAGATGCTGAAGGGCGGCGTCATCATGGACGTGGTCACGCCCGAGCAGGCCAAGATCGCCGAGGACGCCGGCGCTGTCGCCGTGATGGCGCTCGAACGCGTGCCCGCCGACATCCGCGCCCAGGGCGGCGTGTCGCGCATGAGCGATCCCGACATGATCGACGGCATCATCGACGCCGTGTCGATCCCGGTCATGGCGAAGGCGCGCATCGGCCACTTCGTGGAGGCCCAGGTGCTCCAGGAGCTCGGCGTCGACTACATCGACGAGTCCGAGGTGCTCTCGCCCGCCGACTACGTCAACCACATCGACAAGTGGAACTTCACCGTTCCTTTCGTATGCGGCGCGACCAACCTCGGCGAGGCCCTCCGGCGCATCAACGAGGGCGCCGCCATGATCCGCTCCAAGGGCGAGGCCGGCACCGGCGACGTGTCGGAGGCGACGAAGCACATCCGCAAGATCACCGGCGAGATCAACGTGCTCCGCTCGATGACCAAGGACGAGCTGTACGTCGCCGCGAAGGAGCTCCAGGCTCCGTACGAGCTGGTGGCAGAGATCGCCGCGACCGGCAAGCTTCCCGTCGTGCTGTTCGTCGCCGGCGGCGTCGCCACTCCGGCCGACGCCGCGATGATGATGCAGATGGGCGCCGACGGCGTGTTCGTCGGCTCCGGCATCTTCAAGTCGGGCAATCCCGCACAGCGCGCCGCCGCCATCGTGAAGGCCACGACGTTCTACGACGACCCCAAGGTCATCGCCGACGTCTCGCGCGGCCTGGGCGAGGCGATGGTCGGCATCAACGTGGCCGACCTGCCCGCTCCCCACCGCCTGGCCGAGCGCGGCTGGTGA
- the pdxT gene encoding pyridoxal 5'-phosphate synthase glutaminase subunit PdxT, with product MVSASPRIGVLALQGDVREHVRVLTGLGAAVTPVRRPSELAAVDGLVIPGGESSVIDKLSRAFGMREPVREAIAGGLPVYGTCAGLILLADRIVDGIEGQQTFGGLDVTVRRNAFGSQVDSFEVDLDVPVLGAPAVHAVFIRAPLVEQAGTGVETLAALEDGRVVAVRQGSILGTSFHPEMTGDTRFHGLFLDMVRAGAS from the coding sequence CTGGTGAGCGCAAGCCCCCGCATCGGCGTCCTCGCGCTGCAGGGCGACGTCCGTGAGCATGTGCGGGTGCTCACGGGCCTCGGCGCCGCCGTCACCCCGGTGCGGCGACCGTCCGAGCTCGCGGCCGTCGACGGGCTCGTCATCCCCGGTGGCGAGTCCAGTGTCATCGACAAGCTGTCGCGGGCCTTCGGCATGCGCGAACCGGTGCGCGAGGCGATCGCCGGCGGGCTGCCCGTCTACGGCACCTGCGCGGGGCTGATCCTGCTCGCCGACCGCATCGTCGACGGGATCGAGGGCCAGCAGACGTTCGGCGGCCTCGACGTCACGGTGCGGCGCAACGCGTTCGGCAGCCAGGTGGACTCGTTCGAGGTCGACCTCGACGTGCCCGTGCTCGGGGCGCCCGCGGTGCACGCCGTCTTCATCCGTGCCCCGCTCGTCGAGCAGGCGGGGACGGGCGTCGAGACCCTCGCAGCTCTCGAGGACGGGCGCGTCGTCGCGGTGCGGCAGGGGAGCATCCTGGGCACCTCGTTCCATCCCGAGATGACGGGAGACACCCGCTTCCACGGGCTGTTCCTCGACATGGTCCGCGCCGGCGCCTCATGA
- a CDS encoding YebC/PmpR family DNA-binding transcriptional regulator yields MSGHSKWATTKHKKAVIDARRAKSWAKLIKNIEVAAKLGGPDLQGNPTLFDAVLKAKKTSVPKDNIDRAIKRGAGIGGESVEYSSIMYEGYGPNGVALMIECLTDNKNRAAAEVRTALTRNGGTLADPGSVAYNFTRKGVIVVGGEDTTEDDVMLAVLEAGAEEVEPHAQGFEVITEASDLVTVRTALQDAGIDYESADVEFVPNLKVEIDADTARKIFRLIDALEDSDDVQSVYSNFDLTPEVQAELENDED; encoded by the coding sequence ATGTCCGGGCATTCCAAGTGGGCGACGACCAAGCACAAGAAGGCCGTCATCGACGCGCGCCGTGCGAAGTCGTGGGCCAAGCTCATCAAGAACATCGAGGTCGCCGCGAAGCTCGGCGGACCCGACCTCCAGGGCAACCCGACGCTGTTCGACGCCGTGCTCAAGGCGAAGAAGACGTCCGTCCCCAAAGACAACATCGATCGTGCGATCAAGCGCGGCGCGGGCATCGGCGGCGAGTCGGTCGAGTACTCGTCGATCATGTACGAGGGCTACGGGCCCAACGGCGTCGCCCTCATGATCGAGTGCCTCACCGACAACAAGAACCGCGCGGCCGCTGAGGTGCGTACGGCACTGACGCGCAACGGCGGCACGCTCGCCGATCCGGGCAGCGTCGCCTACAACTTCACTCGGAAGGGCGTCATCGTGGTGGGCGGCGAAGACACCACCGAGGACGACGTCATGCTCGCCGTGCTCGAGGCCGGTGCCGAAGAGGTCGAGCCGCACGCGCAGGGCTTCGAGGTGATCACCGAGGCGAGCGACCTCGTCACGGTCCGCACCGCCCTCCAGGACGCCGGGATCGACTACGAGTCGGCCGACGTCGAGTTCGTCCCGAACCTCAAGGTCGAGATCGACGCCGACACGGCGCGCAAGATCTTCCGCCTGATCGACGCGCTCGAAGACAGCGACGACGTGCAGAGCGTCTACAGCAACTTCGACCTCACCCCCGAGGTGCAGGCCGAGCTCGAGAACGACGAGGACTGA
- the ruvC gene encoding crossover junction endodeoxyribonuclease RuvC: protein MTRAPLRVLGIDPGLTRCGVGIVDVAPDRSAVLVHVGVVRSDTDAPIEARLAVIAAGLRAVLDEHRPDVVAVERVFAQHNRQTVMGTAQASGIALLVAGERGLAAATHTPSEVKAAVTGYGNADKRQVQTMVARVLRLDELPKPADAADALALALCHAWRGAPSVPAAGPLTPAQRAWADAERLARR from the coding sequence ATGACTCGTGCGCCCCTGCGGGTCCTCGGGATCGACCCGGGGCTCACCCGGTGCGGCGTCGGCATCGTCGACGTGGCGCCGGACCGTTCCGCCGTGCTGGTGCACGTCGGCGTCGTCCGCTCCGATACGGACGCGCCGATCGAGGCGCGGCTCGCGGTGATCGCGGCAGGACTGCGCGCCGTGCTCGACGAGCACCGGCCCGATGTCGTCGCGGTCGAGCGCGTGTTCGCGCAGCACAACCGTCAGACCGTGATGGGCACGGCGCAGGCCAGCGGCATCGCACTGCTGGTCGCGGGGGAGCGCGGGCTCGCGGCGGCCACGCACACGCCGTCCGAGGTCAAGGCCGCCGTGACCGGGTACGGCAACGCCGACAAGCGCCAGGTGCAGACCATGGTGGCGCGCGTGCTGCGGCTGGACGAGCTTCCCAAGCCCGCCGACGCCGCGGATGCACTCGCGCTCGCCCTCTGTCACGCGTGGCGGGGAGCTCCCTCGGTCCCCGCTGCCGGCCCGCTCACTCCGGCGCAGCGCGCGTGGGCGGACGCCGAGCGCCTGGCGCGCCGGTGA
- the ruvA gene encoding Holliday junction branch migration protein RuvA produces the protein MISSVRGTVVHVDADSVVVEVGGVGLHVAVTPQVARAAHVGDTLLLHTSLIVREDALSLFGFESREELTVFTQLLGVTGVGPKSALGVLATLTVPQIADAVAADDDAPFRRVSGIGPKTAKLIVVQLAGKIAASRPAGAARTDASATAAVPAQVVQALVGLGWSERTAAEAVEAVANDAADPDRASVPALLRLTLAALGPARKEPVSG, from the coding sequence ATGATCTCGTCAGTCCGCGGCACGGTCGTGCACGTCGATGCCGATTCCGTCGTCGTCGAGGTGGGAGGAGTCGGGCTGCACGTCGCGGTCACGCCCCAGGTGGCGCGCGCCGCGCACGTCGGCGACACGCTCCTGCTGCACACCAGTCTCATCGTCCGCGAGGACGCGCTGTCGCTGTTCGGCTTCGAGAGCCGCGAAGAGCTCACCGTGTTCACGCAGCTCCTGGGCGTGACGGGGGTCGGCCCGAAGTCCGCACTCGGCGTGCTCGCGACGCTCACGGTCCCGCAGATCGCCGACGCCGTGGCCGCCGACGACGACGCCCCGTTCCGCCGCGTGTCGGGCATCGGTCCCAAGACGGCGAAGCTCATCGTGGTTCAGCTGGCCGGCAAGATCGCGGCGTCGCGTCCTGCCGGCGCGGCGCGGACGGATGCCTCGGCCACCGCGGCCGTGCCCGCCCAGGTCGTGCAGGCGCTGGTCGGCCTCGGCTGGTCCGAACGCACGGCGGCCGAAGCCGTGGAGGCGGTCGCGAACGACGCCGCCGACCCCGATCGCGCCTCGGTCCCCGCGCTGCTTCGCCTCACGCTGGCCGCTCTCGGCCCCGCCCGGAAGGAGCCCGTGAGTGGTTGA
- the ruvB gene encoding Holliday junction branch migration DNA helicase RuvB has translation MVDVRETGEPVDETELAIEGALRPASLAEFVGQQKVRGQMQLLLDAARIQQRPADHILLSGPPGLGKTTLAMIVAHESSRPLRLSSGPAIQHAGDLAALLSSLTPGEVLFIDEVHRMARSAEEMLYLAMEDFRIDIMVGKGAGATSIPLDLAPFTLVGATTRSGLLPNPLRDRFGFTAHLEFYEPHELERVIERSAAMLGVTVPPGPRAEIARRSRGTPRIANRLLRRVRDYSIVHGNGRAADADIVHAALDLYDVDAIGLDRLDRAVLDALVRRFQGGPVGLSTLAVAVGEEPDTIESVVEPYLVRIGFMGRTPRGRVATPDAYAHLGVPAVDSVLGFDDL, from the coding sequence GTGGTTGACGTGCGCGAGACGGGGGAGCCCGTCGACGAGACGGAGCTCGCGATCGAGGGGGCATTGCGTCCGGCATCGCTCGCGGAGTTCGTCGGGCAGCAGAAGGTGCGGGGGCAGATGCAGCTCCTGCTCGATGCGGCCCGCATCCAGCAGCGCCCCGCCGACCACATCCTCCTGTCAGGCCCTCCGGGGCTGGGAAAGACGACTCTCGCCATGATCGTGGCGCACGAGAGCAGCCGGCCACTGCGGCTGTCGAGCGGTCCTGCCATCCAGCACGCGGGTGACCTCGCAGCGCTCCTGTCGAGCCTCACGCCGGGCGAGGTGCTCTTCATCGACGAGGTGCACCGCATGGCGCGCTCGGCCGAAGAGATGCTGTATCTCGCGATGGAGGACTTCCGCATCGACATCATGGTCGGCAAGGGTGCGGGCGCCACGAGCATCCCGCTCGACCTGGCACCGTTCACACTCGTGGGCGCCACGACACGATCCGGTCTCCTGCCCAACCCGCTGCGCGACCGGTTCGGCTTCACCGCGCATCTCGAGTTCTACGAGCCGCACGAGCTCGAGCGCGTCATCGAGCGATCCGCCGCCATGCTGGGCGTGACCGTCCCGCCCGGGCCGCGCGCCGAGATCGCCCGCCGTTCCCGCGGCACCCCCCGTATCGCGAACCGGCTGCTGCGCCGCGTGCGCGACTACAGCATCGTGCACGGCAACGGGCGCGCGGCCGACGCCGACATCGTCCACGCCGCCCTCGACCTCTACGACGTCGACGCGATCGGGCTCGACCGGCTCGACCGCGCGGTGCTCGACGCGCTGGTGAGACGGTTCCAGGGCGGCCCGGTGGGCCTGAGCACGCTCGCGGTGGCCGTCGGCGAAGAGCCCGACACCATCGAGTCGGTCGTGGAGCCGTACCTCGTGCGCATAGGCTTCATGGGGCGCACGCCGCGAGGCCGCGTCGCCACGCCCGACGCGTACGCGCACCTGGGCGTGCCGGCGGTCGACTCGGTGCTCGGATTCGATGACCTATAA
- a CDS encoding preprotein translocase subunit YajC, whose amino-acid sequence MDFASFLSNYGLILLLVVLLVFMFWSSRRRMQKQKLEQEQKARQTVPGAEVLLQGGLYGTIVSYDPDNLDQPAIVELAPGVEIKVHSQAILRIVSPTEGAVSEDDYLAAEESHAEYAEGVASGDISSISDDQHAGKTDEAEPDADSGTKPRD is encoded by the coding sequence ATGGACTTCGCCTCGTTCTTGAGCAATTACGGCCTCATCCTCCTGCTGGTCGTGCTCCTCGTGTTCATGTTCTGGAGCTCCCGCCGCAGGATGCAGAAGCAGAAGCTCGAGCAGGAGCAGAAGGCACGTCAGACCGTCCCCGGCGCCGAGGTGCTGCTGCAGGGCGGTCTCTACGGCACGATCGTGTCGTACGACCCCGACAACCTCGACCAGCCCGCCATCGTCGAACTCGCGCCGGGCGTCGAGATCAAGGTCCACAGCCAGGCGATCCTGCGCATCGTGAGCCCCACCGAGGGCGCCGTCAGCGAAGACGACTACCTCGCCGCGGAGGAGAGCCACGCCGAGTACGCCGAGGGGGTCGCCAGCGGCGACATCTCGTCGATCAGCGACGACCAGCACGCGGGCAAGACCGACGAGGCGGAGCCCGACGCCGATTCCGGCACCAAGCCGCGAGACTGA
- the secD gene encoding protein translocase subunit SecD, which translates to MATSTPVRHAWRALTGLLAVTAVLFGINGLGVYVFNQSSWVPELALDLQGGTQIVLEAQTEDGADPSTEQMEQAVTIIRQRVDASGVGEADVTTQAGNQIVVQIPGQADEETRNRIEASAQLQLRAVLVAGAPANTFVGEDGTATPYPTPDPTLNATPTVSPTNASDLAWVTEKLQAEFLAYDCANPANDPANAPADEPLITCEADGSVKYILGPVELDGSSIDDATFGLQTTNNQWAVNLDFDDEGTQTFGEISKRLFGAQPPLNQFAFVLDGYVLSAPSMNGLILDGKPSITGSFTQETSKVLADQLKYGALPLSFTVESSNSISATLGSQQLQIGLIAGLIGLALVALYSLIVYRALGFIIIASLAVMAVLTYVTLCILAWRMGFRLSLAGVAGLIVTIGFTADSFIVYFERIRDELRDGKTITSAVEDGWGRAKRTIYISKSINILAAVVLYILADSTVKGFAFTLGLTTAIDVLIFILFTHPVLQLLARTRFFGSGHPLSGLDPTALGAVYRGRAQFRAPVAATATSAAGRRAAKSRGEAARRQTIAERKQAELAAAATGDGSKQTSAKQPATVKEGDD; encoded by the coding sequence GTGGCGACATCCACTCCCGTCCGGCATGCGTGGCGCGCGCTCACCGGCCTCCTCGCCGTCACCGCCGTCCTCTTCGGCATCAACGGCCTCGGCGTCTACGTGTTCAACCAGAGCTCGTGGGTTCCCGAACTGGCCCTCGACCTGCAGGGCGGCACGCAGATCGTGCTCGAGGCGCAGACCGAGGACGGGGCCGACCCGTCGACGGAGCAGATGGAGCAGGCGGTCACGATCATCCGCCAGCGCGTCGACGCGTCCGGTGTCGGCGAGGCCGACGTCACGACGCAGGCCGGCAACCAGATCGTCGTCCAGATCCCCGGCCAGGCAGACGAAGAGACCCGCAACCGCATCGAGGCCTCCGCGCAGCTCCAGCTTCGCGCCGTCCTGGTGGCCGGCGCCCCGGCGAACACGTTCGTCGGCGAGGACGGCACCGCGACTCCGTATCCGACGCCCGACCCGACCCTCAACGCGACCCCCACCGTGTCGCCGACGAACGCCAGCGACCTGGCGTGGGTCACCGAGAAGCTGCAGGCCGAGTTCCTCGCCTACGACTGCGCGAACCCCGCCAATGACCCGGCGAACGCTCCGGCCGACGAGCCGCTCATCACGTGCGAGGCCGACGGCTCCGTCAAGTACATCCTCGGCCCGGTCGAGCTCGACGGGTCGTCGATCGACGACGCCACGTTCGGGCTCCAGACCACCAACAACCAGTGGGCCGTCAACCTCGACTTCGACGACGAGGGCACCCAGACCTTCGGCGAGATCAGCAAGCGCCTGTTCGGCGCCCAGCCGCCGCTGAACCAGTTCGCGTTCGTGCTCGACGGCTACGTGCTCTCGGCACCGTCGATGAACGGCCTGATCCTCGACGGCAAGCCCAGCATCACCGGCAGCTTCACGCAGGAGACGTCGAAGGTGCTCGCCGACCAGCTCAAGTACGGCGCGCTGCCGCTGAGCTTCACGGTCGAGAGCTCCAACTCGATCTCGGCGACGCTGGGTTCGCAGCAGCTTCAGATCGGACTCATCGCGGGCCTCATCGGCCTCGCGCTCGTCGCTCTGTACTCGCTGATCGTGTACCGCGCGCTGGGCTTCATCATCATCGCGTCGCTCGCCGTGATGGCCGTGCTCACGTATGTCACGCTCTGCATCCTCGCGTGGCGCATGGGCTTCCGCCTCTCGCTCGCGGGTGTCGCCGGCCTGATCGTCACGATCGGCTTCACGGCGGACTCGTTCATCGTGTACTTCGAGCGCATCCGCGACGAGCTGCGCGACGGCAAGACCATCACGAGCGCGGTCGAGGACGGCTGGGGCCGCGCGAAGCGGACGATATACATCTCGAAGTCGATCAACATCCTGGCCGCCGTCGTGCTGTACATCCTGGCCGACTCCACGGTCAAGGGATTCGCCTTCACCCTGGGACTCACGACCGCGATCGACGTCCTGATCTTCATCCTCTTCACGCACCCGGTGCTTCAGCTGCTGGCACGCACGCGGTTCTTCGGCTCGGGCCACCCGCTGTCGGGGCTCGACCCGACAGCGCTCGGGGCGGTCTACCGCGGTCGTGCGCAATTCCGCGCGCCCGTCGCCGCGACCGCGACCAGCGCAGCAGGGCGCCGTGCGGCGAAGTCGCGCGGCGAGGCGGCGCGCCGTCAGACCATCGCCGAGCGCAAGCAGGCCGAGCTCGCCGCGGCGGCGACCGGTGACGGCTCCAAGCAGACTTCGGCGAAACAGCCCGCGACCGTCAAGGAGGGAGACGACTGA
- the secF gene encoding protein translocase subunit SecF, giving the protein MRSMSQLGNDLYTGKTSFPFIGRRRLWFLIAAILVVGSALVPLFRPIQFSIEFTGGSQFTVNGVPSPDQLLATEAVQSVVPDATTKVVTIGEDAVRVQTDEMTDADSREVSAALAEAYDVPESEVSYTFIGPSWGADVTRTSLWGLAIFLALTFLILALYFRTWKMSVSAIIGLVDVLVITIGVYALFGFEISPAAVIGFLTILSYALYDTTVVFDKIRENTSEDGEVSGRTFGESVNLAVNQTLVRSINTTVVAVLPTGAILFIGLVWVGAQTLTDLSLAIFVGTIVAAYSTIFVAAPLYSLLRENEPAIKARDERVLAARELAGVPA; this is encoded by the coding sequence ATGCGCTCCATGAGCCAGCTCGGTAACGACCTCTACACCGGCAAGACCTCCTTCCCGTTCATCGGGCGCCGTCGGCTGTGGTTCCTCATCGCGGCGATCCTCGTGGTCGGCTCGGCCCTGGTGCCGCTGTTCCGTCCGATCCAGTTCTCGATCGAGTTCACGGGGGGCTCGCAGTTCACGGTGAACGGGGTGCCCTCGCCCGACCAGCTGCTGGCGACCGAGGCGGTGCAGTCCGTCGTGCCCGATGCGACGACCAAGGTCGTGACGATCGGCGAGGACGCCGTGCGCGTGCAGACCGACGAGATGACGGATGCCGACAGCCGCGAGGTGTCGGCTGCCCTGGCCGAAGCCTACGACGTCCCCGAGAGCGAAGTCAGCTACACGTTCATCGGCCCCAGCTGGGGCGCCGACGTCACCCGCACCTCGCTGTGGGGGCTCGCGATCTTCCTCGCCCTCACCTTCCTGATCCTCGCCCTGTACTTCCGCACCTGGAAGATGTCGGTGTCGGCGATCATCGGCCTCGTGGATGTGCTCGTCATCACGATCGGCGTGTACGCCCTGTTCGGGTTCGAGATCTCGCCGGCCGCCGTCATCGGCTTCCTCACGATCCTGTCGTACGCGCTGTACGACACGACCGTCGTCTTCGACAAGATCCGTGAGAATACGAGCGAGGACGGAGAAGTCTCGGGTCGCACGTTCGGCGAGTCCGTGAACCTGGCCGTGAACCAGACGCTCGTGCGCTCGATCAACACGACGGTCGTGGCGGTCCTGCCGACCGGCGCCATCCTGTTCATCGGTCTCGTCTGGGTCGGCGCCCAGACCCTCACCGACCTCTCGCTCGCGATCTTCGTCGGCACGATCGTCGCCGCGTACTCCACGATCTTCGTCGCGGCGCCGCTGTACTCGCTGCTGCGCGAGAACGAGCCCGCGATCAAGGCGCGCGACGAGCGGGTGCTGGCCGCTCGCGAGCTGGCCGGCGTCCCCGCCTGA
- a CDS encoding RelA/SpoT family protein produces the protein MTETVPPAQTSSLRRLVPRIFSRSARRDDVEQLLRTVRTHHPKGDLSIIERAYSVAEQAHAGQARQSGEPYITHPLAVAQILADLGLGPRAIAAALLHDTVEDTEYSLDTLTAEFGDEVAMLVDGVTKLDKVKYGESAQAETVRKMIVAMSRDIRVLLIKLADRLHNARTWGFVPPEKARKKATETLEIYAPLAHRLGIQAIKSELEDLSFAVLHPKLYAEIDSLVKQRTPQREQYVQNVIEAVDTDLRELRIRGRVMGRPKQLYSVYQKMIVRGREFDDIYDLIGIRILVGSVRDCYAVLGAIHARWTPLPGRFKDYIATPKFNLYQSLHTTVIGPGGRTVEIQIRTHEMHQQAEYGVAAHWKYKEQMNGGKADPKSVDTDLAWLAHISDWQAETADPGEFLDSLRFEIGAKEVYVFTPKGRVIGLPAGATPVDFAYAVHTEVGHRTMGAKVNGRLVPLESELKSGDVVEVFTSKNPDAGPSQDWLGFVKSTRARNKIRGWFTKERREEAIEQGKESIARAMRRQNLPLQRLMSQDSFSEVAHQLRYEDVSALYAAVGEGHVSTQSVIEKVTALVAANDTATGPIDLPALGRARAPRGGDSGILVRGAPDILVKLAKCCTPVPGDQIVGFVTRGSGVSVHRTDCTNVKSLMNDQERLIEVEWAPTTKSVFLVQIQVEALDRSGLLSDVTRVLSEHHVNILSATVSTSNDRLAISRFVFEMGDIVHLDRVLNAVRRIDAVYDVYRVTSS, from the coding sequence GTGACCGAGACCGTCCCGCCCGCCCAGACGTCGTCGCTGCGACGCCTCGTACCGCGCATCTTCTCCCGCTCCGCGCGTCGCGACGATGTCGAGCAGCTCCTGCGCACGGTGCGCACGCATCATCCCAAGGGCGATCTGTCGATCATCGAGCGGGCCTACTCCGTCGCAGAGCAGGCGCACGCCGGGCAGGCGCGCCAGAGCGGTGAGCCATACATCACCCATCCGCTCGCGGTCGCGCAGATCCTCGCCGATCTGGGCCTCGGACCCCGGGCGATCGCCGCGGCCCTGCTGCACGACACCGTCGAAGACACCGAGTACTCGCTCGACACCCTGACCGCCGAGTTCGGCGACGAGGTCGCGATGCTCGTCGACGGCGTCACCAAGCTCGACAAGGTCAAGTACGGCGAGAGCGCCCAGGCCGAGACGGTCCGCAAGATGATCGTGGCGATGTCGCGCGACATCCGCGTCCTGCTGATCAAGCTCGCCGACCGCCTCCACAACGCGCGAACGTGGGGATTCGTGCCGCCTGAGAAGGCGCGCAAGAAGGCCACCGAAACGCTCGAGATCTACGCGCCGCTGGCCCACCGGCTGGGCATCCAGGCGATCAAGTCCGAACTCGAGGACCTTTCCTTCGCGGTCCTGCACCCGAAGCTGTACGCCGAGATCGACAGCCTCGTCAAACAGCGCACGCCGCAGCGCGAGCAGTACGTGCAGAACGTCATCGAGGCGGTGGACACCGACCTGCGCGAGCTCCGGATCCGCGGACGCGTCATGGGCCGTCCCAAGCAGCTGTACTCGGTCTACCAGAAGATGATCGTGCGCGGGCGCGAGTTCGACGACATCTACGACCTCATCGGCATCCGCATCCTCGTCGGGAGCGTGCGCGACTGCTACGCCGTGCTGGGCGCGATCCACGCGCGCTGGACCCCGCTGCCCGGTCGCTTCAAGGACTACATCGCGACCCCCAAGTTCAACCTCTACCAGTCGCTGCACACCACGGTCATCGGGCCCGGCGGCCGCACCGTCGAGATCCAGATCCGCACGCACGAGATGCACCAGCAGGCGGAGTACGGCGTCGCGGCGCACTGGAAGTACAAAGAGCAGATGAACGGCGGCAAAGCCGACCCCAAGTCCGTCGACACGGACCTGGCCTGGCTCGCCCACATCTCGGACTGGCAGGCCGAGACCGCCGACCCCGGCGAGTTCCTCGACTCGCTGCGCTTCGAGATCGGCGCGAAGGAGGTCTACGTCTTCACGCCGAAGGGCCGCGTGATCGGGCTTCCCGCCGGTGCGACCCCGGTCGACTTCGCCTACGCCGTGCACACCGAGGTCGGCCACCGCACGATGGGGGCGAAGGTCAACGGGCGCCTGGTGCCCCTCGAGTCCGAGCTCAAGAGCGGTGACGTCGTCGAGGTGTTCACGTCGAAGAACCCCGACGCCGGTCCGAGCCAGGACTGGCTCGGGTTCGTCAAGAGCACCCGTGCGCGCAACAAGATCCGCGGCTGGTTCACCAAGGAGCGGCGCGAGGAGGCGATCGAGCAGGGCAAGGAGTCCATCGCCCGCGCGATGCGACGGCAGAACCTGCCGCTGCAGCGCCTGATGAGCCAGGACTCGTTCTCGGAGGTCGCGCATCAGCTGCGGTACGAGGACGTGTCAGCGCTTTACGCCGCCGTCGGCGAGGGCCATGTCTCGACGCAGTCCGTCATCGAGAAGGTGACGGCGCTCGTCGCCGCGAACGACACCGCGACAGGCCCCATCGACCTTCCGGCGCTCGGCCGGGCGCGCGCGCCGCGGGGCGGCGACTCGGGCATCCTGGTGCGCGGCGCCCCCGACATTCTGGTCAAGCTCGCGAAGTGCTGCACGCCGGTTCCGGGCGATCAGATCGTCGGCTTCGTGACCCGGGGCAGCGGTGTGTCGGTGCACCGCACCGACTGCACGAACGTCAAGTCGCTCATGAACGATCAGGAGCGCCTCATCGAGGTCGAGTGGGCCCCGACGACCAAGAGCGTGTTCCTCGTGCAGATCCAGGTCGAGGCGCTCGACCGCTCCGGACTGCTCAGCGACGTCACCCGCGTGCTCAGCGAGCACCACGTGAACATCCTGTCGGCGACCGTGTCGACCTCGAACGACCGTCTCGCGATCAGCCGGTTCGTCTTCGAGATGGGCGACATCGTGCACCTCGATCGCGTTCTCAACGCCGTGCGTCGCATCGACGCGGTCTACGACGTGTACCGCGTGACCTCCTCCTGA